The following is a genomic window from Chloracidobacterium sp..
AGGGCCTGCATTGGACGGACGATCAAGTTCGTAATTATCCATACGGGCCGATGGCCGCACAGGTCGTCGGATTTAACAATTTAGATGATGCCGGGGTGGGTGGTGTCGAGCAGTCTCAAGATAAGATCCTTCAAGGCCCAGTAATAAGAACGATACAAGAACGCGACCGCTTGGGCCGCGTCTATGACGAGATGGTGGAGGAGCGCGGGCGGCCGGGCGATGTAACGCTGACAATAGGCGTGACGTTGCAGAATAAGGTCGAACAGGCGCTGGAACAAGGCGTCAGGAACGCAGACGCAAAGAGCGGAATGGCAATAGCGATCTCACCAAAGACGGGCGAGGTGCTTGCGATGGCGAATTATCCGAGCTTTGACCCGAATGCGCTCGGCGAAGCGTTGCCGCCGAACGCGATGAACCACATCATTCAAAGCGTTTATTCGCCGGGCTCCGTGATGAAGCTCGTAACATACGGATCTGCGCTGGAAAAGAAATTGATCACGCCTAATGATATGGTTGATGCCGGTAACGGCTCGATCGAGGTAGCAGGGCATCGCTTTACTGACTCACATCATGTCGGGAAAGTTACTTATGCCGAAGCGTTGGCACATTCGAGCAATGTTTGTGCGATCAAAACAGGCCTGCGTGTCGGAAAAGAAGACTTTTTCGCGATGCTCTCGAACATGGGTTTTGGAGCGAGAACCGGTATCGAACTTCCGGGCGAAACCGGTGGAATTGTACGCCCGCCCGAGCGTTGGAATGGCGATTCGCTCGCGTCGATGTCGATAGGTTACGAGATAGGCGTGAACGCTTTGCAAATGGCTACCGCATTTGCGACCATAGCAAACGACGGAGTCAAGATACGCCCGCATATTATCAAGGAAGTGCATAAACCTGATGAAGCGCCGGTAAGGACAGACGCTGAAAGTGTGAGGATCGTAAGCCCTGAAACCGCTCGAGATCTGCGGACAATGCTGCGGCAGGTCGTGCTTACCGGTACGGGAAAACGAGCTCAATTGAACGGCTACACGTCCGCCGGAAAGACCGGAACGGCGTGGAAGTTCAATTCTGTCAGCAAGTCTGTTGACCGGAGCAAATATATCTCGTCATTCATAGGAATGGCGCCCGCTGAAGATCCGCAGGTGGTCATCGCGGTTGTGATCGATGAGCCGAAGAGTGGCGCTCGTGACGGCGGTGGGGTTGCAGCTCCGATTTTCAAAACGATCGCTGAACAGATACTGCCCGAGCTGGGCATACAGCCCGATTCGTCCGCGGTTAAGCCGACCGCTGCTCCGGCACAGATCGAATCTGAGGCGCCGGCAACGCCGCTTTCAGTGCGAACAACTGCGGCTGACACAATGTCCGGGAAAAAGCCGGCTGCAAAACCGGGTTCGAGAACGGATATAGGCGACGCAGTGAAGCAAACCGCTCCGTCGGCCCCAAAGGCGGAAGCGAAGTCAAAGCCCGCTACCGGCGGAAAGCAGGCTCGGACCAACA
Proteins encoded in this region:
- a CDS encoding penicillin-binding protein 2 — its product is MAGPKQKGKKDSAQAVFTRFMLIVGFFAIWFLGVAVRLVHLQVDQHEWLSARAESQRQDHKRSKLLRGTIYDRDGRPLAMSVRAQTLYADPREINDVAATAKAISKVIKFDAQRFIQQVNEAKEKNRRYVVVARKLDDATVEKVNGSLVNAALKKGDLPRFEGLHWTDDQVRNYPYGPMAAQVVGFNNLDDAGVGGVEQSQDKILQGPVIRTIQERDRLGRVYDEMVEERGRPGDVTLTIGVTLQNKVEQALEQGVRNADAKSGMAIAISPKTGEVLAMANYPSFDPNALGEALPPNAMNHIIQSVYSPGSVMKLVTYGSALEKKLITPNDMVDAGNGSIEVAGHRFTDSHHVGKVTYAEALAHSSNVCAIKTGLRVGKEDFFAMLSNMGFGARTGIELPGETGGIVRPPERWNGDSLASMSIGYEIGVNALQMATAFATIANDGVKIRPHIIKEVHKPDEAPVRTDAESVRIVSPETARDLRTMLRQVVLTGTGKRAQLNGYTSAGKTGTAWKFNSVSKSVDRSKYISSFIGMAPAEDPQVVIAVVIDEPKSGARDGGGVAAPIFKTIAEQILPELGIQPDSSAVKPTAAPAQIESEAPATPLSVRTTAADTMSGKKPAAKPGSRTDIGDAVKQTAPSAPKAEAKSKPATGGKQARTNRVEAVPEKRRSSGRAGVT